The Pseudanabaena galeata CCNP1313 genome includes a region encoding these proteins:
- a CDS encoding protochlorophyllide reductase: MSQFHKPTVIITGASSGVGLWSAKAMADKGWHIVMACRNIPKTEKAAESVGIPKDSYTIIQVDLGSLVSVREFVAKFRATGMPLDALLCNAAIYMPLLKEPLRSPEGFELTMTTNHLSHFLLCNLLLEDMKKSTHPDRRMVILGTVTHNPDELGGKIPPQPDLGNLEGFEKGFKPPISMANGKKFEPVRAYKESKVCNILTMRELHRRYHESTGITFTSLYPGCVADTPLFRNHYPLFQKLFPLFQKNITKGYVTQELSGERVAAVIADPEYKQSGAYWSWGNRQKKDGKSFVQTVSPQARDDARAERMWDLSAKLVRLV; encoded by the coding sequence ATGTCACAATTTCACAAACCTACAGTCATTATTACAGGTGCATCTTCAGGCGTTGGTTTATGGTCAGCCAAAGCAATGGCAGATAAAGGCTGGCATATCGTTATGGCTTGCCGCAATATCCCCAAAACCGAAAAAGCCGCCGAATCTGTCGGTATTCCTAAAGATAGTTACACGATCATCCAAGTAGATCTGGGTTCCTTGGTCAGTGTGCGCGAATTTGTGGCTAAATTCCGAGCAACAGGAATGCCCCTTGATGCTCTGTTGTGCAATGCTGCTATCTATATGCCTTTACTCAAAGAACCCCTGCGATCGCCTGAAGGCTTTGAGTTGACGATGACCACCAATCACCTCAGCCACTTCCTCCTCTGCAATCTCCTGCTAGAGGATATGAAAAAGTCCACCCATCCCGATCGCCGTATGGTCATTTTGGGAACCGTTACCCACAACCCCGACGAACTGGGTGGCAAGATTCCTCCGCAACCTGATCTTGGTAATCTTGAAGGTTTTGAGAAGGGCTTCAAACCACCGATCTCGATGGCAAATGGCAAAAAGTTTGAACCAGTTCGTGCCTACAAAGAGAGCAAGGTTTGTAATATCTTGACCATGCGCGAATTGCACCGCCGCTACCATGAATCCACAGGGATTACCTTTACTTCCCTCTACCCTGGTTGTGTCGCTGACACGCCTCTCTTCCGTAATCACTACCCTCTCTTTCAGAAGCTATTCCCACTATTCCAAAAGAACATCACTAAGGGATATGTTACTCAGGAGCTATCAGGAGAGAGAGTTGCTGCTGTCATCGCTGATCCTGAATACAAGCAATCGGGAGCCTACTGGAGTTGGGGTAATCGTCAGAAAAAGGATGGTAAATCTTTTGTGCAGACTGTCTCTCCCCAAGCCCGTGATGATGCTAGAGCTGAACGCATGTGGGACTTGAGTGCGAAGTTAGTCAGACTCGTATAA
- a CDS encoding protein disulfide isomerase family protein — MKFHRLSSALASVGLAIASITGFSVVTFSSQRPEAAIAQEAAPTVTTSSSANKIALAKHLRKIGAKLYTAYWCPHCHNQKQRFGKEAVKHLEVIECDRRGVKPQTQLCRDKKIRAYPTWEINGKLYPGNHSLESIANFSQYRGNL, encoded by the coding sequence ATGAAGTTTCACAGATTATCTTCAGCATTGGCATCTGTTGGTCTAGCGATCGCTAGTATCACAGGGTTTTCCGTTGTGACATTTTCTTCGCAAAGGCCTGAGGCGGCGATCGCTCAAGAAGCTGCACCGACTGTAACGACATCATCAAGCGCCAACAAGATCGCCCTAGCCAAACATTTACGAAAAATTGGCGCAAAGCTCTATACCGCCTACTGGTGTCCCCATTGCCACAATCAAAAACAACGATTTGGTAAGGAAGCTGTAAAACACTTAGAAGTGATTGAATGCGATCGGCGCGGTGTCAAGCCTCAAACCCAACTTTGCCGAGACAAAAAAATTCGAGCTTATCCCACATGGGAAATTAACGGCAAGCTGTACCCTGGAAATCACTCCCTAGAAAGCATTGCCAACTTTTCTCAATATCGTGGCAATTTATAG
- the topA gene encoding type I DNA topoisomerase codes for MSTLVIVESPTKARTIRNFLPAGYRVEASMGHVRDLPQSASDIPADLKGTEWAKLGVNVDADFEPLYIVPDDKKKIVRELKSALKGVKELILATDEDREGESISWHLLQILQPKVPIKRMVFHEITSEAIKGALKNCRQIDDRLVHAQETRRILDRLVGYTLSPLLWKKIAWGLSAGRVQSVAVRLIVNRERERRAFKSGSYWDLKANLYAPKQEFPVQLVSVGGTNVATGKDFDESTGKIARGRKVLLLDEAAAIALQQRLNGKVWSVSNLDERPTTRKPSPPFTTSTLQQEANRKLRLSARDAMRVAQALYEQGFITYMRTDSVHLSQQAIAAARTCVTTMYGSNFLSKEPRQYVTKSKGAQEAHEAIRPAGETFRTPQETGLSGRELALYDLIWKRTVASQMADAQLTMLSVQLTVEDAIFRASGKRIDFAGFFRAYVEGSDDPDAALEEKEVMLPPLKIGDHPVCRELNTVGHETQPPARYTEAALVKMLESEGIGRPSTYASIIGTICDRGYVQLVNNALIPTFTAFAVTSLLEEHFPNLVDPSFTSKMEQTLDDISTGSVEWLPYLKKFYSGEQGLSGQVKSRDSLIDGEAARTVRLEGLDDDVKVKIGKFGAYIQVGEGDRTVNSSIPQNLTPSDLVPEKIELLLKQKLEGPDQVGIHPDLNEPIFMMMGQYGPYVQLGQATEAVPKPKRASLPKGMQPENVTVDIAVKLLALPRTLGAHPDTGNRVFVNTGRFGPYVCHTKGNGDKDDNRSLKSTDDPYSITFERALELLAQPKTLRGAAAAKVLKSLGKHPSDDEAIEILDGKYGAYVKHGKVNVSLTKEQTVEGLTLEEALSMLASKSGKSTSKRTKSASSETKKTTTKKTTTKSTATKATTTKTAAKTTKKATTTKKAAATK; via the coding sequence ATGTCTACCCTTGTTATTGTCGAATCGCCCACTAAAGCCCGCACCATTCGCAACTTTTTGCCTGCTGGATATCGAGTAGAGGCATCTATGGGTCATGTGCGCGATTTGCCACAATCAGCTAGTGATATTCCTGCCGACCTAAAGGGTACGGAATGGGCTAAGCTCGGCGTGAATGTTGATGCCGACTTTGAGCCACTCTACATCGTGCCAGACGACAAGAAAAAGATTGTCCGCGAACTCAAGTCAGCGTTAAAAGGTGTCAAGGAATTGATCCTAGCGACTGACGAAGACCGTGAAGGGGAAAGTATTTCTTGGCATTTATTGCAAATCTTGCAACCCAAAGTACCAATTAAGCGCATGGTTTTCCATGAGATCACCTCTGAGGCAATTAAGGGCGCATTAAAAAATTGTCGCCAGATTGACGATCGCCTTGTCCATGCCCAAGAAACGCGCCGCATTCTCGATCGCCTTGTGGGTTACACCCTCTCACCTTTGCTATGGAAAAAAATCGCATGGGGCTTGTCGGCTGGGCGCGTGCAGTCCGTAGCTGTGCGGTTAATCGTCAATCGTGAACGTGAACGCCGCGCTTTTAAATCTGGTAGCTATTGGGATTTGAAGGCAAATCTCTATGCTCCGAAACAGGAATTTCCTGTGCAGCTAGTCTCGGTCGGCGGCACAAATGTGGCTACGGGTAAAGACTTTGACGAATCGACGGGCAAAATTGCCAGAGGTCGCAAGGTTTTATTGTTGGATGAAGCGGCGGCGATCGCATTGCAACAGCGTTTAAATGGCAAAGTCTGGTCAGTGAGCAATCTGGATGAACGCCCCACCACCCGCAAGCCTTCACCACCTTTCACCACCTCGACCTTACAACAAGAAGCCAACCGTAAATTGCGACTATCAGCACGGGACGCGATGCGCGTAGCTCAAGCCCTGTATGAGCAAGGCTTTATTACTTACATGCGTACTGACTCGGTGCATCTCTCACAACAGGCGATCGCCGCAGCGCGTACCTGTGTGACCACGATGTACGGCAGTAACTTCCTCAGCAAAGAGCCGCGCCAGTATGTGACTAAATCTAAAGGCGCACAGGAAGCCCACGAAGCCATCCGTCCCGCAGGTGAAACTTTTCGCACACCGCAAGAAACAGGGTTGTCAGGACGGGAATTAGCGCTCTATGACCTAATTTGGAAGCGCACCGTTGCCTCACAAATGGCGGATGCTCAGCTAACCATGCTCAGTGTGCAGCTAACCGTTGAAGACGCAATTTTCCGAGCTTCAGGCAAACGTATTGATTTTGCAGGATTTTTCCGCGCCTACGTCGAAGGCTCCGACGATCCCGATGCCGCCCTTGAAGAAAAAGAGGTAATGTTGCCTCCGCTAAAAATTGGCGATCATCCTGTTTGCCGTGAGTTAAATACGGTCGGACATGAAACTCAACCTCCCGCCCGCTATACCGAAGCTGCCCTCGTAAAAATGCTCGAAAGTGAAGGCATCGGTCGTCCTAGTACCTATGCCAGCATTATCGGTACAATCTGCGATCGCGGCTATGTGCAGCTTGTGAATAATGCGTTGATTCCCACCTTCACGGCTTTTGCTGTTACCAGTTTATTAGAGGAGCATTTCCCCAACTTAGTCGATCCTAGTTTCACTTCTAAAATGGAACAAACCCTCGATGATATTTCTACAGGCAGCGTGGAATGGCTACCCTATCTCAAGAAATTTTATTCGGGTGAACAAGGCTTAAGCGGACAGGTAAAGTCTCGCGATAGTCTCATTGATGGCGAAGCGGCGCGAACAGTACGTCTTGAAGGCTTAGATGATGATGTCAAAGTCAAAATCGGTAAGTTTGGTGCTTACATTCAAGTTGGAGAAGGCGATCGCACTGTTAATTCTTCCATTCCTCAGAACCTCACTCCTTCCGATTTAGTGCCTGAAAAGATTGAACTCTTACTTAAACAGAAACTGGAAGGTCCCGATCAAGTCGGCATTCATCCAGACCTGAATGAGCCAATCTTTATGATGATGGGGCAGTATGGTCCCTATGTGCAGCTAGGTCAAGCGACAGAAGCTGTTCCCAAACCTAAACGCGCTTCATTGCCAAAGGGAATGCAACCAGAAAATGTCACCGTTGATATTGCTGTCAAGTTATTGGCTTTGCCACGTACATTAGGCGCTCATCCTGATACTGGTAATCGTGTGTTTGTGAATACGGGACGATTTGGACCCTATGTTTGTCATACCAAAGGTAATGGCGACAAGGATGACAACCGATCGCTAAAATCGACTGATGATCCCTACAGCATCACCTTTGAACGCGCCTTAGAACTACTAGCGCAACCCAAAACTCTGCGAGGAGCGGCGGCAGCAAAAGTATTGAAATCCCTTGGCAAACATCCCAGTGATGATGAAGCGATCGAAATTCTCGATGGTAAGTATGGTGCATACGTGAAGCATGGCAAGGTCAATGTATCTCTAACTAAGGAGCAGACTGTGGAAGGGCTGACCTTAGAAGAGGCCTTATCGATGCTAGCAAGTAAGTCTGGCAAAAGCACTAGTAAGCGCACTAAGTCCGCGTCTAGCGAAACTAAGAAGACTACTACAAAAAAGACTACTACCAAGTCCACCGCAACTAAAGCTACAACGACTAAGACCGCCGCTAAAACTACTAAAAAAGCCACAACCACCAAAAAGGCTGCTGCAACTAAATAA
- a CDS encoding glycosyltransferase family 4 protein produces the protein MPNLENLKVAIVHEWFVTYAGSERVVEQILNLFPHADLFAVVDFLNDSQRGFIQNKPVKTTFIQKLPFAKTKFRQYLPLMPLAIEQLDLSAYDLIISSSHAVAKGVLTSPHQLHISYVHSPIRYAWDLQHQYLKESNLERGIKSWIARWILHQIRIWDTRTANGVDLFVANSEFIARRIQKVYRRSATVIYPPVDLRNYTLYEQKQEFYLTASRLVPYKRIDLIVEAFSQMGDRSLIVIGDGEQMAKIRAKASSNIKFLGHLEPEALREYMQKARAFVFAAEEDFGITPVEAQACGTPVIAYGRGGVCESICGLDCDRPTGVFFAEQTVVSIRAAVLEFERNSDRISPTTCHENAMRFSTERFQAEFLEFVEQAWRDLKYLSSSP, from the coding sequence ATGCCAAACTTAGAAAATCTCAAGGTTGCGATCGTTCATGAATGGTTTGTGACCTACGCAGGATCGGAGCGCGTGGTTGAACAGATTTTAAATTTATTTCCCCATGCTGATCTGTTTGCAGTCGTAGATTTTCTCAATGATTCGCAACGGGGCTTTATTCAAAATAAACCAGTTAAGACAACTTTTATTCAAAAATTACCCTTCGCCAAAACTAAGTTTCGCCAATATTTGCCACTTATGCCCTTAGCGATCGAGCAGCTTGATCTATCGGCATACGACCTAATTATTTCTAGTTCCCATGCCGTCGCCAAAGGAGTACTAACTTCGCCCCACCAATTACATATTTCCTATGTGCATTCCCCGATTCGTTATGCTTGGGACTTGCAACACCAATATCTTAAAGAATCAAACTTAGAACGGGGAATTAAAAGCTGGATTGCGAGATGGATCTTGCATCAAATCAGAATTTGGGATACGCGCACAGCCAACGGAGTCGATCTATTTGTCGCAAATTCCGAATTTATTGCCCGTCGGATTCAGAAGGTTTATCGGCGATCGGCGACAGTGATCTATCCACCCGTAGATTTGCGAAATTACACACTTTATGAACAAAAGCAGGAATTCTATCTCACCGCTTCCCGATTAGTTCCCTATAAGCGCATTGATCTGATTGTGGAAGCTTTTTCGCAGATGGGCGATCGCTCCTTGATCGTCATTGGTGATGGAGAACAAATGGCAAAGATTCGGGCGAAGGCAAGCAGTAACATCAAATTTCTTGGTCATCTAGAACCAGAGGCTTTGCGCGAATATATGCAAAAGGCGAGAGCCTTTGTGTTTGCGGCTGAGGAGGATTTTGGGATTACACCTGTAGAGGCACAAGCCTGCGGTACACCAGTGATTGCCTATGGACGTGGTGGTGTATGTGAGTCAATATGTGGCTTAGACTGCGATCGCCCCACGGGTGTATTTTTTGCGGAGCAGACGGTGGTGAGTATCCGTGCGGCAGTGCTTGAATTTGAGCGAAATAGCGATCGCATATCACCTACAACCTGTCACGAAAATGCGATGCGCTTCTCAACGGAGAGATTTCAAGCAGAGTTTTTGGAATTTGTAGAACAGGCTTGGCGCGATTTAAAATATCTAAGTAGCTCGCCATAA